The following proteins are encoded in a genomic region of Nicotiana sylvestris chromosome 4, ASM39365v2, whole genome shotgun sequence:
- the LOC138889439 gene encoding uncharacterized protein, whose translation MVAEWSLLQVSPMKGVMRFEKRGKLSSRFIGPFEVLRQVGEVACNVALPLSLVGVHPVFDVSMLRRYHGDLFHMLDFSSVQLDKDLSYVEEPVAILDRQVRKLRSKNIASVKAQWWGQPVEEATLDTEQDMCIHYPHLFTTSDMSLCLFKDERLF comes from the coding sequence ATGGTTGCAGAGTGGTCCTTGCTTcaagtttcacctatgaagggtgttatgaggttcgaaaAGAGGGGCAAGCTAAGttcaaggtttattggtccctttgaggtgttgcggcaagttggggaggttgcttgtAATGTTGCCTTACCTCTTAGCCTAgtaggagttcatccagtatttgaTGTTTCGATGCTTCGAAGATATCACGGTGATCTGTTTCACATGTTGGATTttagctcagtccagttggacaaggatctatcttatgttgaggagccagtggctattttggacaggcaggttcgaaaattgaggtcaaagaacattgcatcagtaaaggctcagtggtggggtcagccggtcgaggaggcgactttgGATACCGAGCAAGATATGTGCAtccattatcctcatcttttcaccacttcagatATGTCTCTATGCTTATTCAAGGATGAAagattgttttaa